The Novipirellula aureliae sequence TGCTTGAAGTGCTCTTTCAATAACGGCGGTCAATTGACTCCGCTTGGCACCGAAACTATCCATCGCACCCGCTTTGATCAGCGTTTCGATCGCTGACTTGTTACACGCCGACGGATCGACTCGTTCACAAAAGTCGTAGATATCTTTAAATGGCCCATTCTTCTTTCGTTCCTCTTCAATCGAAATGGCTGTTGAACCGCCACAAGCTTTGATCGCCGACAAAGCAAAGAAGATTTTCCCATCGGCTACTGAGAAGTCTGCGTCGCTGGTGTTAACGTCAGGATGCACGATTTCGATCCCCATGCGATCACAGTCCTCCATATGTTCGACAAGGGCATCTTTGCGTTTGAAGTTACGTCCCGAAATATCGCTCGACAACAATGCCGCCATAAACTCGACCGGGTAATGGGCCTTCAGGTAAGCGGTCTGAAAAGCGACCAAAGCGTAGGCGGTCGAATGCGATTTATTGAAGCCGTAACCGGCAAACTTGACGATCAGGTTCCAGATCTCTTCGGCATCTTTTTTACCGAGACCGTTTCGACCGCAACCTTCGATAAAGACGTCATGATTCTGGTTGATCAACGCTTCTTTTTTCTTACTGATCGCCTTGATACAGGTGTAGGCTTTGGCCAGTGGCACGTCACCGAGGCGGTTCAAAATCCGCATCACCTGTTCTTGATAGACCATGATCGAATTGGTCTCTTCAAGAATTTCCTTCAGTACCGGATGCTTGTACTCGGGTTGTTGGCGACCGTGTTTGATGTTGACGTAATCGTCAACCATCCCTCCCTCGAGCGGTCCCGGGCGATAGAGTGCAGCGGTCGCGATGATGTCGCTAAATTGGTCGGGCTTCATCCTCGTCAGCAGGTCACGAATACCGCCCGATTCGAGTTGGAAGACACCTTTGGTTTCACCGCGTTGAAGCAGAGCATAGCTGGCCTTGTCATCCAGCGGGAATTTCAGAGGGTCAACCGCTTTGCCAGTCGTCTGTTCGATCAACTTAACCGCCCGGCTCATGATCGTCAGGTTTCGCAGCCCGAGAAAGTCCATCTTCAGCAAACCCGATGCTTCGACATCGTTCATCGACCACTGAGTGATCACGTCTTGTTTGCCGGGAACTCGTGTCAGCGGAACGTATTCCGGTAGCGGCTTGTCGGCGATCACGACGGCAGCGGCATGAGTGCCAATGTTGCGGGCGAGACCCTCAATCTTCATCGCCAGATCCAGCAATTCCCGGACTTCGGGGTCACCATCATAAGTCATTTTCAAGTCGGCACTTTTTTCGAGCGCTTTCTTGATCGTGATCTTCAGCTCATCCGGGACCATTTCGGTGATCTGATTGACTCGAGTGAGCGGGACGCCGAGAGCTCGCCCGGTATCCTTGATTGCAGCTCGAGCCGCCAACGTCCCGAAGGTTCCAATTTGGCAAACCATTTCGCTGCCGTACCGACGTTTCACATAATCGATGACCTCGACTCGACGTTCCTTTTCAAAGTCGATATCGATATCGGGCGGCTCCGTGCGGCTTTCGTCCAAAAATCGTTCGAACAACAAATCGTATCGCAGTGGGCACACATGCGACATGTAAAGCGCGTAACAAACGATTGCCCCGACACCGCTACCACGAGCAGTCGCTGAGATCCCTTGATCTCGAGCGTAATTGACAAAGTCCCAGACGATCAAGAAATAGGTCGGGAACCCCAACTTTTTGATCACCCCAAGTTCGCGGTCCAAGCGCGCAATCACTTCCTCGGATAATTCACCATTTACAATCCGCTGCGGGTCGCCCTCGTAGCGGTCAAGTAACCCCTGAACACAAAGCTCTCGCAAATAATCGATCGGCTCTTTGTTATCAGGACATTCGAAGTTGGGGAAATAATGTTTGCCAAGTTCAATATCGATATCGACGGAATCGGCAATTTCTTGGCTGCGAGCACAGGCGTGTTCTAGGCCAGGAAACTTTTCATACATCTGCTCGGGGCTGCGCAAAAAGAATTGATCATTCTCCATCTTCATCCGCGACGTGTCGGTGCGGAATCGTCCGGTATTGATGCAAAGCATGATGTCCTGGGCTTCGGCATCGGATTGATCAACGTAATGACAATCGCTTGTTGCGACGAGCGGAATGCCAACCTTTTGGGCAATATCCACCGCCCCAAGGAGTTGCTGCCGCTGGATCTCGACGCCGTTGTTCATGATCTCGATGAAGTAGCGGTCGCCGAAAACATTCTGAAACCAACCCGCAATGTCACGAGCTTCTTTTTCGTGTTCCTCGGTATCGATCCCTTTTAGTATCGCGCGGCTAAATTCGCTGCTCACACAACCTGACAAGCAAACGATACCTTCATTGTACTTTTCGAGAATTTCCTTATCGATTCGTGGCTTGAAGTAGAAGCCCTCAAGCGACGCAGCGGAAGCAAGCTTGACGAGGTTTTTGAATCCAGTGCGGTTCTTGGCGAGCAGCGTTAAGTGATAGCTAGCTTGCTTACTACTCGTCGCCCCTCCTTTGTCAAAACGACTGCCCGGTGCGATATAGGCTTCGTAGCCGATGATCGGATTGATGCCCGCATCTTTTGCTTTGCGGTAAAACTCCAACGCTCCGTGCAAGTTACCGTGGTCGGTAAGCGCCATTGCGTTCATTCCGTGGCTGACGCAGCGATTAACCAGTTTTCCAATATCCCCCGCACCATCGAGCAGGCTGTAGTGGCTATGGCAATGCAGATGAACGAACGGCTTGACGTCCGTCTTGAGTTCGGTTGTAGGAGTTTCCATTGAAACGGCGCTATTCCTATTTGATTGGAGCAACCTTTAGTCGGCTTGGATCTTCATGTTCTTTATACACAACCCGTGGCGACGGGCACAACGTCTTCGATCGGGAACAACGTCTTCGAACGGGAACAACGTCTTCGAACGGGCACGCGTTGCCTAGCCCGGATGATTCATTAGCCGTTTTGGCGATAGCGGCCTGTCGATTTAATCGGTTTGACTCGACTTATTGTTTAACGCCAAGCCATAGGCGACCACTTATGGAAAAGCTGACGCCTTCGGCTAAGCGTTAAACGATTAAATCGACAGCCCGCTAACGCCAAAACGGCTAATACGCAGACTGTTTTTCGAGCAATGAACGTAAACGCTTGAAGGCGTAGACGTTAGCAAAACAATTTCCAAGCCCATGAATAATCCGGGCTAGCAAATTCACTCGTTACGAAGCTCCCGCCTTCTGGGCGGGAAGGTGGGGGGCTGAGACCTGAGACCTGAGACCTGAGACCTGAGACCTGAGACCTGAGACCTGAGACCTGAGACCTGAGACCTGAGACCTGAGACCTGGGTCCTGAGACTTGAGACTTGAGACCTGAGACCTGAACCTGAGACCTGAGACCTGAAACCTGAAACCTGAGACCTGAAACCTGAAGCCTGAGACCTGAGACCTGGGAACGAGGATCGCGGAGTTCGTGGCGACGATTCCGGCTTATCTTGGCTGGTTGACCGAAAAACCTTTTTCGGGATACCAGGCCGTATTTCCAGCCTTGGTTTTCCCGCGAACGATCGCTCGTAACGATCCATCGGCGGCAATGGCAGCAGCGATCTTTCCCGACGCGGGATCGAGTGGGGGCGTCGTCTCCATTTGAACGGACAAACCATTACCAATTCGCCAAGCTTGTTCACGGTCAAGCCGCATGACAGGCAAATGCTCGACACCTTTGGTCGCGGGTTCGACAAATCGGTCTAATGGCGGCACTTTCAAGCGTTCCGCAGCCACCGCGTCTTCGATTCGAAATGGACCGATTCGGGTACGGCGCAAATGTGTCATCACAGCGTTAGCCGAAACGGACTTAGCTAAATCGATTCCTAACGATCGAACGTAAGTTCCCGACCCACAAACAATATCGAGTTCGATCAGCGGATACTCATAGCGAAGAATTCTTAACGAATGAATCATCACACGACGCTTCGGAATTTCGACTTTTTCACCACGACGAACTCGCTCATACGCGCGCTTTCCATCAACCCAAATGGCTGAAAATGCAGAGGGAACTTGCTCAATCTCGCCGGTCAACGCAGCCGCCGATTTTTCGAGTGCGCTGATGCAAGGTTGCGGATCGGAGGGATGCTCGACAAGCGGTTGCTCCAAGTCGCCCGATGCACTCGACACGCCAAAACGGAATGTCGCCCGATATTGTTTTTCACACTCCTGAACGTACTCGACCAATCGAGACGCGCGTCCAACCCCGATCACCAAGACCCCCTCGGCTAACGGATCGAGCGTACCCGCGTGTCCCGCTTTATGCGGACGGATACGATTGGCCACAATGTTGACCACATCACGGCTAGTCATACCAGCCGGTTTGTTGCAATTGATAAAACCGAACATCACGAACTCTTGGGCCGAAACGCCACCAACCTTGCTTCGCGAGTCCTCAGCGATGGCCCTCCGATCAAATCGATACAGTAGGGAATCGCCGGAAAAACGGCTTCCAAACAATCCGAAATTGCTGCCGGTTTTCCAGGTAAATTCAAAATCAAGCTCGAACCTCGAATGCCCGCCGTTTGTCGAGATAGTATTGCGGTAGGCACGATCTCCAGCGACGCTTTACGCATCTGTTCACCGAAACCGGGCATCATTTTGTCGCACACCACCTCGGTGGCTTCCGGGGTGATGTCGCGTCGGGTCGGCCCCGTCCCCCCCGTGGTCACGACAAAACAGCATTTTTCCTGGTCGCAAAGCTCGATCAATACTTGTTCGATTCGCGATTGTTCGTCTGCGATCAAGCGAGAAAGCGGTTCAAAGGGACTCATCAACACATCGTGGAGATAATCAAGAATCGCCGGACCACCCCGATCGACATACTCCCCCCGACTGGCCCGGTCTGAGACGGTGACAATTCCGATTTTTATTTGATTCACACCTAACAACCTTATAAAACCGCGTCCCCATTGGCCCGCCCGTTGAGGGGCGACCCGTTGAGAGGGCACCCGTTGAGCACGGCAAAATGCGAAAAAGCCACACAACCCAAACAGATGATGCATTGCAAAACCATAACTTAAGTGCACCGTCTTCACTATGGCAACCTGGTTGCATTTGACTCGGCCCCCCGGATCGCGGGTGGGAACGCAGTGGGAATCGGGAAAGAAGTCGGAAGTTTTGCAAAACCAAGCGTCTAGCATTCCATAGAATTCGTTCCGCAATTGCAGATTCTGGCGCGCCGCTTGCCCTACCTACCGTACAATAGATTTAGACTCTGCCATAATGGCACCGTCTTTGCTCCTTCTACCTGGCGTATAGATGATGGACACTTTGACTGGAAACCTGTTAGTTGCTTCTTCTTTGGTGACAGATCCGTTGTTGTCGCGTGGTGTTTGCTTACTCGTTCATGATGACGAGGACGCCGTGATTGGCGTCATGTTGAACCGCCCGATGCAACCCAATCCTGCTGCCTTGATGGCGATGCTCGATTCCGTTTCTGAAATGTCGGAATCTGGCGGTCCTGATTCACCACCCGATTCAAAACCGCCGCAAAAGTCGACCAATCGATTCGTGCCGACCCCGACTCCGACCAGCAAGCATCACAAAATGACGCCTGCGCGGGATCAGGTATCACCGTCCGATTTTGTCCATTTTGGAGGCCCGCTGAGCGGTCCCGTGGTAGCGATCCATCAACTGAGTGAGTTTGCGGAAGCGGAAACAGGCAAAGGGATTTATGTTGCGGCTCAAAAGCAACACCTTGAGGGTCTCGTAAAAAATCGGCCTGGACCTTACCGATTGATCATTGGCCATCTAGGATGGGAGCCGAGTAAGTTGGCGGATGAGTTGGAGGCAGGTCTTTGGCATGTCGTTCCCGCAACCGCACAAATCGTCTTTGAAGATTCCGAGCAGATGTGGCCACAATTGATCCGGCATGCGACCTCGCGGTCTTTGGCCAATTGGATCGGAATCAAAGACTATCCTGCAAATCCTGAATTAAACTAGCCAATCCCTACATTTTTTCTTTGGAGTTCCGTAAGCGAATGGGCCGACACGACGATGATGACGAAAAGAAGATTCCTTATCGGATCCAAAAAAGACGACTTGGAACGATTCGTTACGTCAATCCAGACGGTGAGTTTGGCTTTATCGAAGCAGAGGATTTTCGCGAAGACGTCTTCTTTCACCGCACCGTGTGGGAAGGCTGGGGCACGCAGAGAGACGTCCCTGTCATGCCGCCCCAAGAGTACATGTGGGTCGAGTTCGAATTGGATGATGACAAGTTCGAGCAAGACAAGAAGCTACGAGCGAAATCAGTGCGTCTGAGTCGCCGCCCCGAAGGCAAGAAATTGTCGGGCCGCGACGCACCCCACTTGGTGATTAAGCATCACCCAAACGCTCGCAAAAAACGACCGACTTGGCGCGGCTAAGAATTCGACTCGCCAATCCGCGACAACCACTCATCCGTTGCAATCACCTTGCTGATAAACATTTCCTGAGCGAATAAGTACTGAGCGAACAAGTACTAGCGAACAAGATTGCACGCTGAAGTTCGGCGGCTTTGACCGGACCCGCCGAGTTTTCGTCATCCCGTGTTCCCGTCGCAGCCTTGAGAAATTTGACCTTGTAACCTTGATGCATCGTTCGGCGTGCGGTCGTGTCGCAGTGGATTTGGGTCATGTCGCCAGCATCTCAGAGCGGCGTCACTACCGCGACGACTCCAATTCCTTGATCCGCTCCTCCAATGCGTCGATTCGTTCACTAACCGTGTCGAGTCGAGCGATCAAGGCATCCACGGCACTGTCACTCGATTTGGACGCTCTCGTTGAAGTTGGAGCCTGGGGCTGAGCTGCGGCTTGCTTTTCCAGTTTCGCCTCCAAGTACATTCGTTCTTCGGGCGTGTACAACTTATGCGCAAAGGTTTGGCCGCGACCGGGTGGCGACAATGGCTCCACAAGATCTTTTTCGATCAAAAGGTCGACGACCTCTTGGGTCACTTTCAAGTCGTCCAGAGCATACATACGTGATGCCCGAGTGCGAATTTCGCCTAGTGTTTGTGGTCCGCGCAGAAGCAACTCGGTCATCACGGCCGCTCCTGGGCTATCGACGTCCAACCACTCGTAAGCGGCATGACGGTACTTGGTTACTCGTCCGCTTCCTTGAATTTCCCTTGCCGCTCCGACTTTTTTGAGTTCGTCGAGCGCCGTCAAAACATCGTCTTCGTCCAGTTGCATTTGAGGCGATCGATTTGACTTTTGGTTCGAACCGCTAATGATTCCTGACACACTCAGGGGATAATTGTCAGGTGTGGTTTTCGCTTTTTCGACCAAAACGCCCAACACTCGTCGAGCATCTCGCGAAAGGGGAACAGGTGTTGGCTTATCCGAAGCGGTTTCATCGTTCATGGGGACGAATTCCTGTAGTGGGAAAGGAAGGGCGACAGGATGGGTCGAAAATTTGTGTTTACAGCGATCGCTATCGTATCCCGTCTGGATCAATGTACCAGAGTACCGATGGCGGCTCAAATGGCATCAGGTAGCTCCCTATTACTTTGTCAGCATTGAATCTTCAGCTCGTGGATTTTCGAAATTTTCTCGCCATGCTATAGTTTCGATTGATTTTCAATAAGCCGTTTGCACTTTAAACCCGATCGACCATCATGGCTATTCGCACTCTTTCCACCACAATCAAGGCAGACGATGTGGGGCGTGTTGATTTGGCGGTTCGCGATCTGACTAAATTGTCTCGCAGCCAAGTGCGCGGATTGGTCGATCATGGGTGTGTCTCGATCAACTCCACTCCGTGCAAAAACATTGGTGCAACGGTCAAAGAGGGCGATACGATCGTCGTCCGCTATGAACCCGCCCAAAGGTACAAAGAAAAGAAAAAGACGTGGGAAGACCGGACGTTTAGTGTGCTTTATGAAGACAGCGATTTAATCGTTGTCGATAAATCCGCGGGTACGTTAACCGTACCAACCGATCGGTTGGAAACGAATTCCTTGGTTGATCGTGTCTCGATCTACTTGAGTCACTCGCGAAGCCAGCGGCAAGCTTGGGTTGTCCATCGCTTGGACCGTGAAGTCAGCGGTTTGCTGGTGTTTGGAAAACACAAAGAGATTGCCGATGCGTTGATTGAACAATTCAAACAACGCAAACCAGATCGCGTCTACGTGGCTATTGTCAAAGGCTTGATGGACCGCGACGAAGGTACCTTTCGTGCTCATTTGGCAA is a genomic window containing:
- the dnaE gene encoding DNA polymerase III subunit alpha, which gives rise to METPTTELKTDVKPFVHLHCHSHYSLLDGAGDIGKLVNRCVSHGMNAMALTDHGNLHGALEFYRKAKDAGINPIIGYEAYIAPGSRFDKGGATSSKQASYHLTLLAKNRTGFKNLVKLASAASLEGFYFKPRIDKEILEKYNEGIVCLSGCVSSEFSRAILKGIDTEEHEKEARDIAGWFQNVFGDRYFIEIMNNGVEIQRQQLLGAVDIAQKVGIPLVATSDCHYVDQSDAEAQDIMLCINTGRFRTDTSRMKMENDQFFLRSPEQMYEKFPGLEHACARSQEIADSVDIDIELGKHYFPNFECPDNKEPIDYLRELCVQGLLDRYEGDPQRIVNGELSEEVIARLDRELGVIKKLGFPTYFLIVWDFVNYARDQGISATARGSGVGAIVCYALYMSHVCPLRYDLLFERFLDESRTEPPDIDIDFEKERRVEVIDYVKRRYGSEMVCQIGTFGTLAARAAIKDTGRALGVPLTRVNQITEMVPDELKITIKKALEKSADLKMTYDGDPEVRELLDLAMKIEGLARNIGTHAAAVVIADKPLPEYVPLTRVPGKQDVITQWSMNDVEASGLLKMDFLGLRNLTIMSRAVKLIEQTTGKAVDPLKFPLDDKASYALLQRGETKGVFQLESGGIRDLLTRMKPDQFSDIIATAALYRPGPLEGGMVDDYVNIKHGRQQPEYKHPVLKEILEETNSIMVYQEQVMRILNRLGDVPLAKAYTCIKAISKKKEALINQNHDVFIEGCGRNGLGKKDAEEIWNLIVKFAGYGFNKSHSTAYALVAFQTAYLKAHYPVEFMAALLSSDISGRNFKRKDALVEHMEDCDRMGIEIVHPDVNTSDADFSVADGKIFFALSAIKACGGSTAISIEEERKKNGPFKDIYDFCERVDPSACNKSAIETLIKAGAMDSFGAKRSQLTAVIERALQAGAAVQADKKSGQTSLFGAFDEEEEADTGKPSSAPMPEMDEWIEREKLLAEKEVLGYYLDSHPLAEFEPKLATFRTHTTDGLADIKDRGEVTLGGMISSIKIAHTKNPKPGAPSKYANFDLEDMQGAIRCIVWPKGFVDVGDSIKPDSVVLAKGKVDRRGGGDEANLIVDELIPIESLDQRYTHGMRITIDEVTHSPELLSRLREILRGYPGPKDMMISLSLNEGEVVHLKSDKYKVDITAELRSRVDDLLGSGHYKLMMSKPSGR
- the truB gene encoding tRNA pseudouridine(55) synthase TruB; translated protein: MFGFINCNKPAGMTSRDVVNIVANRIRPHKAGHAGTLDPLAEGVLVIGVGRASRLVEYVQECEKQYRATFRFGVSSASGDLEQPLVEHPSDPQPCISALEKSAAALTGEIEQVPSAFSAIWVDGKRAYERVRRGEKVEIPKRRVMIHSLRILRYEYPLIELDIVCGSGTYVRSLGIDLAKSVSANAVMTHLRRTRIGPFRIEDAVAAERLKVPPLDRFVEPATKGVEHLPVMRLDREQAWRIGNGLSVQMETTPPLDPASGKIAAAIAADGSLRAIVRGKTKAGNTAWYPEKGFSVNQPR
- the mog gene encoding molybdopterin adenylyltransferase, which encodes MNQIKIGIVTVSDRASRGEYVDRGGPAILDYLHDVLMSPFEPLSRLIADEQSRIEQVLIELCDQEKCCFVVTTGGTGPTRRDITPEATEVVCDKMMPGFGEQMRKASLEIVPTAILSRQTAGIRGSSLILNLPGKPAAISDCLEAVFPAIPYCIDLIGGPSLRTREARLVAFRPKSS
- a CDS encoding YqgE/AlgH family protein, whose product is MMDTLTGNLLVASSLVTDPLLSRGVCLLVHDDEDAVIGVMLNRPMQPNPAALMAMLDSVSEMSESGGPDSPPDSKPPQKSTNRFVPTPTPTSKHHKMTPARDQVSPSDFVHFGGPLSGPVVAIHQLSEFAEAETGKGIYVAAQKQHLEGLVKNRPGPYRLIIGHLGWEPSKLADELEAGLWHVVPATAQIVFEDSEQMWPQLIRHATSRSLANWIGIKDYPANPELN
- a CDS encoding cold-shock protein; translated protein: MGRHDDDDEKKIPYRIQKRRLGTIRYVNPDGEFGFIEAEDFREDVFFHRTVWEGWGTQRDVPVMPPQEYMWVEFELDDDKFEQDKKLRAKSVRLSRRPEGKKLSGRDAPHLVIKHHPNARKKRPTWRG
- a CDS encoding DUF480 domain-containing protein translates to MNDETASDKPTPVPLSRDARRVLGVLVEKAKTTPDNYPLSVSGIISGSNQKSNRSPQMQLDEDDVLTALDELKKVGAAREIQGSGRVTKYRHAAYEWLDVDSPGAAVMTELLLRGPQTLGEIRTRASRMYALDDLKVTQEVVDLLIEKDLVEPLSPPGRGQTFAHKLYTPEERMYLEAKLEKQAAAQPQAPTSTRASKSSDSAVDALIARLDTVSERIDALEERIKELESSR
- a CDS encoding RluA family pseudouridine synthase yields the protein MAIRTLSTTIKADDVGRVDLAVRDLTKLSRSQVRGLVDHGCVSINSTPCKNIGATVKEGDTIVVRYEPAQRYKEKKKTWEDRTFSVLYEDSDLIVVDKSAGTLTVPTDRLETNSLVDRVSIYLSHSRSQRQAWVVHRLDREVSGLLVFGKHKEIADALIEQFKQRKPDRVYVAIVKGLMDRDEGTFRAHLATGNNLDRYITRPGKETEEAITTFQVLERLKDTTLVQLRLETGKRNQIRVQLADVGHPVLGDPRYQAKKAQHIGWVRKRIALHAKSLSFVHPSSNEKAVFDSPIPNAMQRFIAGNR